Within Lagopus muta isolate bLagMut1 chromosome 1, bLagMut1 primary, whole genome shotgun sequence, the genomic segment gcaaagagaagaagaaagtgaagaagaatcCACCCTGCAGGCATGGAGGAGTGTTTGTGAGGCTGCGCTGAGGAAGGAGCCTCAGACACAGGGCTGGCAAGCAGAGGGTGCAGAATGGCAATGTCCAGTGCAAAGCACTTGTAGAGCCCAATTCTGCAGATGAGCTGTGGTTCATCAAACTGCTTTCCCAGTTCTCTgggacagaaaatatttctaaatcactgcagcaaggaaaacaaaaacagacaagaaagaaaaaaaagagggcttCTCTTCATGTCCGGGGTAGTTTAACAAGAGCTTTGCAAATTGGAACATTCCAAAATTCACCTGCAGCAATGTCATAGGCCCTAGGCTACGAAAAAGCTGCCCTCACCTACTGGAGCTTGGTATCACTGccctgaaacagaaaaaataaataaataggaagccCCTTACTTCAGCCAGGACCTGTGGGGTACAGACACAAAGAACAGCATTTGGGGTAAGTCCTTGCAAAATAGCAGCTGGATGCCAGGCAACTGACTTTTCATCTCTAGCCAATCTGTGCAGGCCACAGAATGGCTCTCATGAATAATACTTTGGCTGTTTTGATTCCAATTATAAATCCTTGTGTTATAAAGGTGAATTTCCTGGTGCTTGAATCTTGATGTGTCCTCTCCTttgctgtccagagaagcttAATTGTGGTAAGTTTCAAAGTTAGGGAAAAACTCTGTTTTTGTGTGCATACGCAATAGATGGAGAACATCCTAAGCAATAACATAAACCTGTGCCAGACAAGGAGAAATCCAGAATCTGGATCACAGACTTCAAGGTGTGTGAGTGTGGTGTGGAGCTGCCATGAATGAGATTTGTCCCATCATTCTTGGTGCTGTTCCAACGTAGGAATGGTGCCGAAGATCAACCTGTGTCTTGCAGAGAACTCCAGAAATGGTTACAGTGTGTATGAGGATGGATGTGTGACGGTGCAGCAGTCACGTGGAGCAAGGGGTTGCCTCAGGTCCTTGTGCTGGCACCCCACACCCATTCCACTAACACAGccacaacagaaaaagcagcctCAGCTCACTAACAGTGCTGTGCTCATTATAAAAGCCACACTTGTACAATCCAGTCATCTGTATTCAAGCACTGCAGATAGCAAATGTAAgaaatccattttattttcttaaatgtacACACTAAATACATAAATTCATGCACAGAATACAAGAATTTGCAAGATACCAGCAAGttcaactgaaaacagaacagaactgcaATTGAAAACCTGCCGCTATCCAGAACTATAAACTCTGTGGCCCACAAAGTGCTTATTCTGAACAAAGCTTAAACCAGGAggattttttgaaaataaaaggagtcAAATGAAAAGCACAGGCATTTGTACCCAATCCGACTGCTTCGGTTTTGGAAGGCATCCACCCATCACATCCTGTCTCTGCAGCTAGACTGAGAAGTCCTTGCTGTAGGCAGGCTCTCATCTCCTGAAGCTGAAAGAGGCCCACAGCATCACAGACTGCTCTCAAGGAGCACTTCTGTGGCACAACCAGATCCCACACCCAGAAAATACATGCAGGTTTATTGAGAGTACTCAGCACTGCTTGAAGGGAGGAGTTAAGAGCACTTATCTGTCCCAGGGCTGTCTGCAGTCAGTGAGAACAACAGCACTTCCCCTTGCAGAAATGAAGTTCTCCCTTTCTGTTGACCTCCGGGCTTACAAAAATTTTAAgggatattaaaaataaataaatctgtagaAACATTTTAGTTCTACACAAGATTTTAAATTTATGTAAagcatttttcaagaaaaacaaggattCTTTAGAAAAGGCCTTGGAGtgtgtattttatatacatacGTTGATGTTTTCATacatatttatgaaaacatgTAACCAAAGAACCAGGCTTCAAACCCATCAAAAGAGAGGAACAAACACCCAGCTCCTATACGTAAGGTGACTGCCTGGATCACAGTACATCTCTTGGAATCTGCTGCAGTTCTCCCATATCAGTAATACTAAGTTGGAAACAAGTCCAGTATTTCCACAGGCATGCTGAATGTTCAGTATTCCCATTTGGAACAGAGATGAGAGTACTGGCAATGTTTTAGAAGACAACAAACTTGATTCTGAAGCCCATTAGGAAACACTTTCTGATTGAATACACAAAGTCTTCTGAAATATATACATTATTCAATAGGAGATATTGAAATATTACTATTATTTGCCAACTTCTCCCTCATATTATTTCAGTTGTTAGTGTTACACAGTCAGAAAACACTGTTCACAATAATCAGAACAATATCAAAACTGGAGGTGGCACGGTGACCTACAGCACAGATGTGATGGTTTGGCAGATGCAGCCTGGCCAGCCTTTTCTCCACCTGTGTTTAATGGGGTCATTCAGTTTAGAACTATTTCCAGAACCTGTAAAATCCCAGTGCTATTGCTAAGCAAGTGAAAACCGAAGCtgttaaaagaacaaaagtagCAGTAATGTTAAATTGTATCATGTTCTGCATACAGGAAATTAATtgcaaacaaaatggaaagcaatgcCTTGTTTCAGATGTGGCATCCTCCACAGTAGCACTGCCTACACAGCGAGGTGGGAGCTCAAattcagcagcctgcagaaccATCCATCAGGAATACTTCTGAAGAACCGAACTGGGTAACAGAGCACAGCAGACTACAGtaatttttactgctgttgCCCATCTGTCAGAAATGGTATTACAGGAGAGATGCCTGTATTGGGTCTTAACTAAATGTAATTAAACAGGCTTTCCACTGAACAAAATGACAAGCTAACACATCAGACATGACACCCAATTCCAGTtatctgctgctgttctgctgaatttctgaattcattttgCACGTAATGTTGAATAACCCTTGAACTTTACGTGTCCAAATTAAGTCCCTGGTACTCACCCTTGTGCCCATCACATACCTGCCAAGTAACGTATCGTATCCAGTTTATTTGATTCCATGAGCGTTTTTAAGGAAGCTATTTCAGTGTCAATTTTATTACTGATCTCTGAAATAATGCTGTTGGTATTCGAATCctgaaacattaaaagaaagCCTATCATTTGACAATGTTCTCAAGCTCTGTCcagtttgcaaaacaaaacaggaatatCGTGCTATGAGCAATAACAAATTTCCAACATACTGGTAAAGATGACTAATTACTGTGTAATTAGTAAATGATCTCAGAAGTCACAGAGCAACACTTAATACCATAGGCAAGTATATTAAAGATGaagacagaagaagagaaaaataggtGTGATCTGAATTCTACCTGCAATATACCATGTGCCTCCTAAGGAGGACGTTCTATTGTGTCTTCATGGCATCCCTAAATTCTTGCCAAACAAAGGTCTAAGAAATCTTCAGCCTTATccaagaaaaggaagctgaTGCTGAAAATGGGCAATGTCCCTCAGCAGCATCAGGCTGCAGTGCCCTCAAGGAGGCACTGAGGACTCCCAGCCCCTGAAACTTGCTTGGCTGCAGGCACCCAGACAGTCTCTGCTAGGGCCAGGCAGCGAGGCAGAACACATCCTACCTAGAACAGACTGCACAAAGGCTCTCTGGAAGTGAGAGATGAGGTTTGTGTGTCACCTGCTTGGAAGATCCACACACAGATCCCACCAACATGTACAACACACAGGGCTTCTATCACAGGCAGACAGCTGTTAACTTTCACAGAAGTTGTGTTTACATGACATCTGCATTGTAACTGCATCCTGCTCAATGTAAAGTGAATTCAATCCTTACTTTTTTATGAAACTCTGTAGTTGCTTCCATCAATTTCCTCTCTTGATCTGTAAACTACAGATAAAAGACAAATCACAACTGCAGCGAAGGAAGATGACACCAAACTCATAACAGTATCTTCACAGGTCAGCTTACCATATCTGTCACTCTGCTCCTTTCTAGGTTTATGTCTAGCTTGCTGTCAGCTTGGATTTTACTGGTTTCAttctttaaagcaaataaagatCATGAAAACGACCATATTTTTCCCCTGAGATGAGTGTATACCTACTTGCTGTTTACTTACCATTAACTGCTGTTTAACTTGATCTAgttcaattttcattttctaggaacagagaaggaaaagagattttataACTTCAGAAAACTGCTGCCCAAACAATCAGCTGTGTGAGCGTTAGCACTGCATTTCTGTCATTACTGTTCTGCCATTTTTCCCACAGAGCAATGTGTTCCCAACTAAATACCTTAACTGGTGTGCTCTATTTAAACAGTCAGATATAATCTATACAGAATTTTGCTCAAAATCATTGTTTCGTATTCTGAGACTaaagacaggagaaaaacacCAACATGCTGTCCAGCAAAACTAAAACATATCTTAATCACCAGTTTAATTAACAGAAATGCCTGACTGCTCTCCCTGGATTGAATGGTTAACAGCAGCAAGACTACAAGAATCACCTTTGAGTAATACAGAAGATGACATCAAATATTCTGTACCACAAAAAAGCTGCACTGGGGAAATCACAGTATATTTTAGAGTACTGACAGCTTAATTAAAGGGATTTGTTAGTACCTCATTCTCTGCTCTCAAGTTTGCAAATTCACTTTTTTCCAGGATGACCATGTCTTTTCGAATGGAGTCCAGATGTGCCATGATCTGCTGCAAAgttatttccttggaaacaaTGCAATAAGCCAATGGTTAAGTTCCAAACTGTCTGATAAGCAAAGGAAGGGATTTTTAGGACTCAAATTAGGAAGTAAACTGCAGCAAAGCGTAAAGATGGGGAGACTCtccaaaagaaacagcttttataAACtggagttaaaaaaataaagaaaactaagGAAGAAATGGAATAGCTTAGATTCTTGAAGGCAGTGCTCCTTTAACTGGTGGAAGAAAGTTTCCCTGCCGTTCAGCATGGAAGATGACAAATCTGTGAGTCTGTTTGTAGCTAACAGCATTTCTCAGATCCTAATGCTGAACTAAATTCCTCTGCCCCTACTTCCGCTGAGGTCTGACTTCACTTCATTGAACACAATGAAGTTTTTACTGTTTCTGGAAGAAGTTCAGGGCCTTTTACACCAGGAGCTCACTCTCTTTATCCCAAGATGCTCAGCATGGTCACTGAATGCACCATAAAAATGGTGGTTCTACCTCATATAATTCCATACAAATGACAGCTCAGATactgactttttcttttatgtgtaATCAGATGCCCAAACAGGAAGGCTTCTGCTTtgacagaagaaacaaagacaaaacttcttgtcttctttttgagactcacagaaaaaaatcaataaattcCATTAAGCATAGATGCCAGTAAGGTAAAAATCTGTGGAAGTAGGAGCCCacagtttaaataaaacagcagtgaacACTTAATTGCATTAACTCACTGAAGAAGAATGGCACGTAGTTTCAGCTTGCACTGCCTTCCTGACTAATTATTAAAACCATTACTGTGCACCAGAGCTTTCTGATGCTGGCTGAGACGCCTACAGGAAGAAGCtaaagttctttttcttttggcagtGCGTTAAAACAGAACTCAAGCAGCTCAGAAGGAAGAGCCACGCTACTGAACTGATTCACTGCCTTCAGGTACAATCACACACCTGACTCTAAATGAAGGAGACAATTGGATGCTTTGCTTGAGCACAGGCTGAGCTACTGAGCAGTCCAGAGCAAACAGCCAGGTGCATACAGCCACCAAGCAAGTCACAGCCTGCCTGCTGTCCCTGAGGGCAAGCGACACGCCACAGGTGACAGCTGGATGGTTAAAATCTCTTCCTCTGTCCACTGTGCTCTGTGGGAACGGCTCCTGGGCCTAACCTTTCATCTAAGTCAGGCCTGGGCAAGGACAGTGATAGTTGCTGAGGGCTGCAGTAGCTGTTTAACACTGCGTAACCACGTGGTGGTGCCTAAGCCCACATCCCAGCCACGTTCTGCTGTTACAGCAGATGTAACTTTACAGACCGAAATGCAGGAGTAAAATCGTGACGCAGTTCCAGTGATTGCTTTCAGTTTATGAATAGAGAAATAGGACAAATGCTTTCCttgcatttctcttctgctctcaaCTGCTGCAAAAGCACAGTTTGAAGCTTGTTCTCAGAGCTCTAACAGAGCAGTCTCCGTATTACTTCTGTACCACATGGCCACCTCCAAAAGTGAGAAACTTCTGGGAGAAATTTACATTCTCAGTATCACCCTGAGACCCAGAGAAACCCATCCCAGAAAGGAATTGGTGGCATTACAGAGAGTTGCTCACTTGTCTTTTAGATACACAAACATGTGCTACTATGTTTATACAACTCTGTGTGTATACATACCATAAACAAATGTTACCTGCTGAGCCTGGGTAACCATGTCCTTATAGACTGTCTCCAAGCTGACATTTGAGAGGGTTATTAATGCTGACACGATGGTCTCTGCTTGTTCTTTGGCAAAGCCTGAAAAGCAGTTGAAGGATGACAAGTTTGGGCAACGTCAGAGAGTTGGGAAGAGCAAGAGGTGATTAACAAATGGGACACTAAAGTGCTGCTCCTAACTAAAGCAGCAAGTGGGAAGTCACACAGTTACTGAGGACTGGCAGTAAGGAGCAGGGGAGATTAGGCAAAAGCCAGCAGATTTAAAGCTGCACGAATCTGAAGGACATCAGCTTTACATACACTGAGATAGCTGATACGTGCAGCTGATGGCAGTAACTGATTTCTGTACGTGTATCTCCTCAtgcattctaaaaataattcagcaacATTTTGCTTTGGAATGAACTTCTGCAAATTCTATTAAAAATCCAAGTTAACTTGAGCTACCAGGCATGCATCCTATAgaataataaaactgaaaaacaagtcTGCACATATGGAAATTTTTCTAGAGATATAAGCACATGCAAAACTGATTTAAAGACTGCTGCATCCATTGCTTGCAGAATGAATTCAGACTGCATGATTTTTGCTTGCTGAAGATAAAAACTGCACTTTGTTGGTAGCTTGGTGCAATTTTGGAGCATTTAAAGGGAGAGAACTGAAGAATCAGCTGTCAAATTGGCCAAATCTGATTCGGTGCTAAAGGTTTATTTCCAGCAATCACACTGATGTGTTATGCTTCAACTGTTCCATTTCATAAATTGGGATCAATTAACTTTTCAttgaaaactgctttcaaaTTAAGCTATTTAGAGAAATACGACGCTGATCCCTTCTGAATTATTGGAATTATCAAGCCTTGAAGACTGCATTACTAAAAAAACTATGCAAAATGTATGAGTTTCCTTCCACCAAAGTGTAACTGTATTGCTTCGGTTTCCCTGCGTTTTCAGGGTTACTTGGGCTTGTGCTGTTTCATTCATTAGGAACCGTCCTTCCTACGTGGAAGTTTAGAAAACATTGAGAAATCCATATATGTAAGAGACCTGAGACTGAAAACTGCCTGCAACAAGTTTGACAGGCTTTAAAAGCATCTCTCAGTTTGGTGGTATGCTCAGGTTTTACCTTCAGAGCCCTGTCACTGTGATGCTGACATGTTTGAGGCAGTTACAGAACAAATTAACAAACTCAGTAACAACCGCACCAGCATCAGACTTCATCTTGAGTTCTAAAGGACCTCCAAGGAGAAACAGCTGAATGAGTACATGGGACAAGAAACACATAACAAGCTGTCTTGGCTGCCTGAGGAAAGGAAAGTGGCAAATACAACACCAGTTTTTAGAAGTAGTTCCACAAGATATGCAGGGAACTACATGCTGACAAGACAGGCATTAAAActcaaagaaacaacaacaacaaaaccttaTTAGTGGACTACTGGCTGTCTTCTGTGTACTTAAACTATTAGGACTTCACAGGGGAAAAGGTCCTTGACTGGATAAAATTCCAGCTGCCACTTAGGATAGAGATCTTGGAATTCTAACAGAGAACTGATACCAGGTATCAGCTCTATTCGGAAGGGATCAGTACAGCAAACCAAACTTTAggaattactttaaaaaaaaaaaaagtagagaacaAAATAGATCCAACATCATGTCACTACTCAAATCCGTGGGACATTCACTGTCAAACAATAGCTTGGCAAAATTCACTGAGCCAGAACTCAACTGTTTGAGAAGGAATGATAGGGGAATACAACAAAGGTTTACATAATGTTAAGTGACATGAGAGATCAAACGTTCATTCCTTTGTCCCACAAAAGAACTGAGGGGGCATCAAACCAACAGAGCTGAAGTCAGGTTCTGTGTATACAAATATTCTACACAATCAGTAGACTTTCAAAACTCCTTAGGAGAGGATGGTTTTGGTACTAACTGACCAACCCACAGTAGCTCAGGGACTACATTAGCTTAGGAAAGAACGTTAAATGCAGGGAAGATGCTATATAAACTAAACAGACAGCTACAAACGAGGCAAATCTACTCTTAACTGCCTGTATGGTTACAGACCACTTGCTTCTCCTTCACCAGCCTCTGCTAGAGGCTTCCAGAACATAGGAAAGTACTGCTATGAGGATAATTGATCACACTCACAATAACGGTACTTAAAGACTTCCTTTGGATTATTTACGatggtggatagtgataggacaagggggaatggttttaaactgagacaggggagatttaggttagatattaggagtaagtttttcactcagagggtggtgacacactggaacaggttgcccaaggaggctgtggatgccccatccctgcaggcattcaaggccaggctggatgtggctctgggcagcctggcctggtggttggcgaccctgcacacagcagggggttggaactggatgagcattgtggtccttttcaaaccaggccattctctgattTATGACTATTCAACAGTTATGACTTACCGTGGGTTTCCAGATCCTGCACTAAGGCATGAGTGTCAAAAGTTACCTTCCTCTGCTCCAGGGGAGTGATTTCAACTCTTCTCACATCATACGAATTCCTAGGGAGTGTGGCAGCAAGACCTGGAAGCGACAACACGTGCTTTAAGCTTAACGTGAATGGTTTATCATCGGTAACTTTATCTCTTTCATCGTAACAAAGCTTGCAGGGCAACAAGAAGCCGTTCAGCACCtcactcctgctgctctctcccttAGCCTGCTGTTTGGAAACTCCTTATCGCTTAAACAAGGAGACTATATTTAGTCTTGCTCGCAGCAGGACAAACAGGGCCCTCCGACGCCTCTCACCTCTCCGAGGAAGCGGAGACGGCAGAGCCCGAAGCGGCTGCGGGACCCAGGCGGAGAACGGGCCCGGCCAGGCGCGACCGACCCGCCCGAAGAGCGAGGCGCCGCGCACGCCACCCCTCATCTCCTCAGCACGGCGCGAGCACCCCGCTTCCGGTCCGACCAGCCCACCTCACGCACTACGCAACCGCCGCCGGAACGCTCTTCCGGTCGGGCTCGCGGAGGATGCTGGGAAGTGTAGTTCATGGTGGTGGAGAGAGGCGTGACTTGTAGCCCGTGGCGCCGCGTAGGCAGAGAGGGCCGCGCATGCGCACGCGGCAGCTTCTCGCGGTCACAGAAAAGCGCTCCGGCCGCCATTTTGCCCTGGTCGAGGCACCACCCAAAGCACGGCCGCTGGGCCTTTCCTCCTTGTTTAGAAGTTCTAATTAGCGGCAGCAACTGCATCAGAGATGCTCAAGAGGCTGAAGtttgctgtcagctgcagcAACACGCTCTGAGTGGGGTCAGGACTGCTGTACCCCTTCCCAGCCTGGTTTCTGGCATGAGGGCCGGCCAGCATTGTTGGTCTGTTGAGTACCAGGATGAGCATCCAAAGttacagcacacacacagcacactggATGGAGAAGAGctcggaaaaaaaaaaccaccagccATCACCCTTGGTTGTGAAATATATGGAGAAGGGATATTCAGAGAGGTGCCCATGTCACAGGAACAGATGCAAGCAATGTTCTGACACAGCCCAGAACTGGAAAAGCATTCTGTGTGTCACTGTGCAGATCAGAATAACAGCTTgccttgctgctgagctgtgtgcgCCGATGAGGTCCATCTGAAGCTGAAATGGCTCACACCAATGCTGTGTCTTTGTAAGGCATGGAGAAGAGCCTTGAGGCCACCTGgacagcactgtgtgtgtgctgtcaGTCTGACGGAGCATCGTAGAGGTGTGTGTGGGAATGTGGGAAGGTGTGCCGGTCAGTGCTTCCAGTGTGCCCCAGAGAGCACTTACGCAGAATTTTCAGTGAGGCAGACCTTTTACCAAGCCAAgcagtaatcacagaatcatagaatcacaaggttggaaatgacctataagatcatccagtccaaccgtctcctcatcaccattgccaccactagtactaaaccatatcatgcagcacgtcatccagacacctcttgaacactgccaccacctccctgggcagccattcccgtgcctgaccactctctgagagaagaagttcttccttatgtccggcctaaacctcctctgatacaacttgcggccattgccccatgtcctgctcattgcctgggagaagaggccaaattcctcttcaccacaacctcccttcaggaagttgtggagtgcaatgaggtctcccctgagcctcctcttctccagactgaacgatcccagctccctcagccgctcctcataagacttgtgctccagacccctcaccagtttcgttgcccttctctggacacgctccaggacctcaacatctttcctgtagtgaggggccc encodes:
- the CCDC90B gene encoding coiled-coil domain-containing protein 90B, mitochondrial encodes the protein MRGGVRGASLFGRVGRAWPGPFSAWVPQPLRALPSPLPRRGLAATLPRNSYDVRRVEITPLEQRKVTFDTHALVQDLETHGFAKEQAETIVSALITLSNVSLETVYKDMVTQAQQEITLQQIMAHLDSIRKDMVILEKSEFANLRAENEKMKIELDQVKQQLMNETSKIQADSKLDINLERSRVTDMFTDQERKLMEATTEFHKKDSNTNSIISEISNKIDTEIASLKTLMESNKLDTIRYLAASVFTCLAIALGFYRFWK